From the Mustelus asterias chromosome 22, sMusAst1.hap1.1, whole genome shotgun sequence genome, one window contains:
- the LOC144509931 gene encoding lysosomal amino acid transporter 1 homolog produces MADFTGNFTTDCPNGSLFIWNILQECTENGRDVASVALGLLSVLCFMVSTFPQCYSSIRNGNMDQAVSPWFLLGWLAGDSCNFVGAFLAEQLPIQTYTAVYYVLMDLVMVSLYAYYKLKNRSRQYGIAVNALVVFVMLGATVSLLPGEEFRSSSSGASRFTSRSLLAVSDSSGNQVFTTQEIIGFTIGSFSSVFYLVSRVPQLFRNVKRKSTEGVSPFLFVLMIGGNLAYGLSVLLKTPRNGQSEVNYAVHHMPWLIGSLGTMGLDVTILIQFFIYEKQSTEERRPLIIGGGHRTLYQ; encoded by the exons ATGGCTGACTTCACGGGAAATTTTACTACCGATTGCCCAAATGGGTCCTTATTCATTTGGAATATTTTACAAGAGTGCACCGAGAACGGCAGGGACGTGGCGAGTGTGGCTCTGGGGTTATTGTCCGTACTCTGTTTCATGGTGTCGACTTTCCC GCAGTGTTACAGTTCCATTCGGAACGGAAACATGGATCAAGCAGTGTCACCTTGGTTCCTATTGGGCTGGCTTGCGGGTGACTCATGCAATTTTGTAGGTGCATTCCTGGCTGAGCAGTTGCCAATACAG ACGTACACCGCTGTGTATTATGTTTTGATGGATCTGGTGATGGTTTCGCTGTATGCCTATTACAAGTTAAAGAATAGGTCCAGGCAAT ATGGGATTGCAGTCAATGCTCTTGTTGTATTTGTGATGCTCGGAGCGACTGTCTCCTTGCTACCAGGGGAAGAGTTCAGATCTTCGAGTTCAGGAGCGTCGAGGTTCACTAGCCGTTCTCTCTTGGCTGTTTCTGATTCATCCGGTAACCAG GTATTTACTACTCAAGAAATCATCGGCTTTACGATTGGCTCCTTTTCATCAGTGTTTTACCTGGTGTCGAGGGTACCACAGCTATTCAGAAAC GTGAAAAGGAAGTCCACGGAAGGCGTCTCCCCCTTCCTCTTTGTCCTGATGATTGGAGGGAATCTTGCGTATGGCTTGAGTGTGCTGCTGAAAACCCCGAGAAATGGGCAAAGTGAGGTTAACTACGCAGTCCATCACATGCCCTGGTTAATCGGAAGTCTGGGAACCATGGGACTTGACGTTACT ATCTTGATTCAGTTTTTCATCTATGAGAAGCAGAGCACTGAAGAAAGAAGGCCATTAATTATTGGAGGCGGACACAGAACTCTTTATCAGTGA
- the pink1 gene encoding serine/threonine-protein kinase PINK1, mitochondrial isoform X1 yields the protein MSLRRLLARGFELGRSALRLATPAARAARGSATSGQPWAQQPLRAGLPARYRYFRLSVGGLAAQLQRCGPRQLRGPGGALLAFGLGLGLIEQQVEEVRMGIAACEDIQTLFKRKKIKYENSIPLCTRGYRFEDYEVGCHIGKGCNAAVYKAFLPGLAKPKASETITTKQRVQEGNGEGKSAVTIKDVSSEDREVRKNTAITQETSSLSFVILKREPSTDPLGDSKGDISYSLGDSEKDDIQPLSDSDGDINYPLGDSEGDISYPLSDSDGDINYPLGDSEGDISYPLSDSEEDDIQPLSDSDGDISYPLGDSEGDISYPLSDSEGDVSYPLALKMLWNIKAGSSSDAILTAMGKELVPTLPNALTGKFDRTKGSYSHNRKKMKPHPNIIQIVRAFVDNVPLLPGAWIEYPDVLPTRLNPCGLGHNRTLFLVMKSYPCTLRQYLQVCTPNTKFASLMILQLLEGVDHLVQHGIAHRDLKTDNILVEFDSVGCPRLVITDFGCCLAEESLGLRLPFTSMDVDRGGNSCLMAPEISTAVPGPNVIIDYSKSDAWSVGTLAYEILGLHNPFYGCGMDYLESRNYQEDNLPPLPGSIHRDVRLVVKLLLCRDPKRRLSARVAADMLHLHLWGTELLTSTQIGAEEVFDWLRCQTLLTFLQLGQELSVETELKRSFLANLSFEELSLGLDLLLHGKR from the exons ATGTCGCTGCGGCGGCTCCTGGCCCGCGGCTTCGAGCTGGGCCGCTCGGCCTTGCGCCTCGCCACCCCCGCGGCCCGAGCTGCCCGGGGCAGCGCGACCTCCGGGCAGCCCTGGGCCCAGCAGCCGCTCCGGGCCGGCCTGCCCGCCCGCTACCGCTATTTCCGCCTGTCTGTGGGCGGCCTGGCCGCTCAGCTCCAGCGCTGCGGGCCTCGGCAGCTCCGCGGGCCCGGCGGGGCCCTGCTGGCCTTCGGCCTGGGGCTGGGCCTCATCGAgcagcaggtggaggaggtgaggATGGGGATTGCTGCCTGCGAGGACATCCAG ACATTGTTCAAAAGGAAGAAAATTAAATATGAAAACTCCATACCTTTGTGCACCCGTGGATATCGGTTTGAAGATTACGAGGTCGGATGCCACATTGGAAAGGGGTGTAATGCAGCTGTGTACAAGGCATTTCTCCCTGGACTGGCCAAGCCAAAGGCAAGCGAGACAATCACTACAAAGCAGAGAGTCCAAGAGGGTAACGGAGAGGGAAAGAGTGCAGTCACCATAAAGGATGTCTCCAGTGAGGACCGCGAAGTAAGAAAGAACACAGCGATTACGCAGGAAACGTCAAGTTTAAGCTTTGTGATTTTGAAGAGAGAACCATCAACTGACCCACTGGGTGATTCCAAGGGAGACATCAGCTACTCACTGGGTGATTCTGAGAAAGACGACATCCAGCCACTGAGTGATTCCGATGGAGACATCAACTACCCACTGGGTGATTCTGAGGGAGACATTAGCTACCCACTGAGTGATTCCGATGGAGACATCAACTACCCACTGGGTGATTCTGAGGGAGACATCAGCTACCCACTGAGTGATTCTGAGGAAGACGACATCCAGCCACTGAGTGATTCCGATGGAGACATCAGCTACCCACTGGGTGATTCCGAGGGAGACATTAGCTACCCACTGAGTGATTCCGAGGGAGATGTCAGCTACCCACTGGCTCTAAAAATGCTTTGGAACATAAAA GCAGGGTCCTCCAGTGATGCAATCTTGACAGCAATGGGCAAGGAGCTGGTTCCAACCCTCCCCAACGCTTTAACCGGAAAGTTTGACAGAACCAAAGG ATCCTACAGCCATAACAGAAAAAAGATGAAACCACATCCGAACATCATCCAGATTGTCCGAGCTTTCGTAGACAACGTTCCTCTCTTGCCTGGAGCTTGGATAGAGTACCCTGATGTACTGCCAACCAGATTGAATCCTTGTGGGTTGGGACACAACCGCACGCTCTTTCTGGTGATGAAAAG CTATCCATGCACCCTGCGCCAGTACCTTCAGGTCTGTACCCCCAACACAAAGTTTGCCTCTCTGATGATTCTTCAGCTTCTGGAGGGAGTGGACCATCTGGTTCAGCATGGCATTGCACACAGAGACCTGAAGACTGATAATATCCTGGTGGAGTTTGATTCAG TTGGCTGCCCACGTTTGGTGATCACTGATTTTGGTTGCTGCCTAGCAGAGGAAAGTCTGGGGTTGAGGCTTCCCTTTACCAGTATGGACGTTGACCGGGGAGGAAATAGCTGCCTTATGGCTCCTGAG ATTTCTACAGCAGTCCCTGGACCCAATGTAATTATTGATTACAGCAAATCAGATGCCTGGTCAGTGGGTACCTTGGCCTACGAGATCCTGGGTCTTCACAATCCATTTtatgggtgtggaatggattacCTGGAAAGCAGGAACTATCAAGAGGATAATCTGCCCCCTCTGCCCGGCTCCATTCACAGAGACGTGAGGCTGGTGGTGAAGCTTTTGCTGTGCAGAGATCCTAAGAGG CGCCTGTCAGCGAGAGTTGCTGCAGACATGCTGCACCTACACCTGTGGGGGACGGAACTCCTCACCTCTACACAAATCGGCGCCGAGGAAGTTTTCGATTGGCTTCGCTGCCAGACTCTGCTCACCTTCCTGCAGCTCGGCCAAGAATTATCCGTGGAGACCGAACTAAAGAGAAGCTTCTTGGCAAATCTCAGCTTCGAGGAACTGAGCCTGGGACTGGATCTGTTGCTACACGGGAAACGCTGA
- the pink1 gene encoding serine/threonine-protein kinase PINK1, mitochondrial isoform X2 produces MSLRRLLARGFELGRSALRLATPAARAARGSATSGQPWAQQPLRAGLPARYRYFRLSVGGLAAQLQRCGPRQLRGPGGALLAFGLGLGLIEQQVEEVRMGIAACEDIQTLFKRKKIKYENSIPLCTRGYRFEDYEVGCHIGKGCNAAVYKAFLPGLAKPKASETITTKQRVQEGNGEGKSAVTIKDVSSEDREVRKNTAITQETSSLSFVILKREPSTDPLGDSKGDISYSLGDSEKDDIQPLSDSDGDINYPLGDSEGDISYPLSDSDGDINYPLGDSEGDISYPLSDSEEDDIQPLSDSDGDISYPLGDSEGDISYPLSDSEGDVSYPLALKMLWNIKAGSSSDAILTAMGKELVPTLPNALTGKFDRTKGHNRKKMKPHPNIIQIVRAFVDNVPLLPGAWIEYPDVLPTRLNPCGLGHNRTLFLVMKSYPCTLRQYLQVCTPNTKFASLMILQLLEGVDHLVQHGIAHRDLKTDNILVEFDSVGCPRLVITDFGCCLAEESLGLRLPFTSMDVDRGGNSCLMAPEISTAVPGPNVIIDYSKSDAWSVGTLAYEILGLHNPFYGCGMDYLESRNYQEDNLPPLPGSIHRDVRLVVKLLLCRDPKRRLSARVAADMLHLHLWGTELLTSTQIGAEEVFDWLRCQTLLTFLQLGQELSVETELKRSFLANLSFEELSLGLDLLLHGKR; encoded by the exons ATGTCGCTGCGGCGGCTCCTGGCCCGCGGCTTCGAGCTGGGCCGCTCGGCCTTGCGCCTCGCCACCCCCGCGGCCCGAGCTGCCCGGGGCAGCGCGACCTCCGGGCAGCCCTGGGCCCAGCAGCCGCTCCGGGCCGGCCTGCCCGCCCGCTACCGCTATTTCCGCCTGTCTGTGGGCGGCCTGGCCGCTCAGCTCCAGCGCTGCGGGCCTCGGCAGCTCCGCGGGCCCGGCGGGGCCCTGCTGGCCTTCGGCCTGGGGCTGGGCCTCATCGAgcagcaggtggaggaggtgaggATGGGGATTGCTGCCTGCGAGGACATCCAG ACATTGTTCAAAAGGAAGAAAATTAAATATGAAAACTCCATACCTTTGTGCACCCGTGGATATCGGTTTGAAGATTACGAGGTCGGATGCCACATTGGAAAGGGGTGTAATGCAGCTGTGTACAAGGCATTTCTCCCTGGACTGGCCAAGCCAAAGGCAAGCGAGACAATCACTACAAAGCAGAGAGTCCAAGAGGGTAACGGAGAGGGAAAGAGTGCAGTCACCATAAAGGATGTCTCCAGTGAGGACCGCGAAGTAAGAAAGAACACAGCGATTACGCAGGAAACGTCAAGTTTAAGCTTTGTGATTTTGAAGAGAGAACCATCAACTGACCCACTGGGTGATTCCAAGGGAGACATCAGCTACTCACTGGGTGATTCTGAGAAAGACGACATCCAGCCACTGAGTGATTCCGATGGAGACATCAACTACCCACTGGGTGATTCTGAGGGAGACATTAGCTACCCACTGAGTGATTCCGATGGAGACATCAACTACCCACTGGGTGATTCTGAGGGAGACATCAGCTACCCACTGAGTGATTCTGAGGAAGACGACATCCAGCCACTGAGTGATTCCGATGGAGACATCAGCTACCCACTGGGTGATTCCGAGGGAGACATTAGCTACCCACTGAGTGATTCCGAGGGAGATGTCAGCTACCCACTGGCTCTAAAAATGCTTTGGAACATAAAA GCAGGGTCCTCCAGTGATGCAATCTTGACAGCAATGGGCAAGGAGCTGGTTCCAACCCTCCCCAACGCTTTAACCGGAAAGTTTGACAGAACCAAAGG CCATAACAGAAAAAAGATGAAACCACATCCGAACATCATCCAGATTGTCCGAGCTTTCGTAGACAACGTTCCTCTCTTGCCTGGAGCTTGGATAGAGTACCCTGATGTACTGCCAACCAGATTGAATCCTTGTGGGTTGGGACACAACCGCACGCTCTTTCTGGTGATGAAAAG CTATCCATGCACCCTGCGCCAGTACCTTCAGGTCTGTACCCCCAACACAAAGTTTGCCTCTCTGATGATTCTTCAGCTTCTGGAGGGAGTGGACCATCTGGTTCAGCATGGCATTGCACACAGAGACCTGAAGACTGATAATATCCTGGTGGAGTTTGATTCAG TTGGCTGCCCACGTTTGGTGATCACTGATTTTGGTTGCTGCCTAGCAGAGGAAAGTCTGGGGTTGAGGCTTCCCTTTACCAGTATGGACGTTGACCGGGGAGGAAATAGCTGCCTTATGGCTCCTGAG ATTTCTACAGCAGTCCCTGGACCCAATGTAATTATTGATTACAGCAAATCAGATGCCTGGTCAGTGGGTACCTTGGCCTACGAGATCCTGGGTCTTCACAATCCATTTtatgggtgtggaatggattacCTGGAAAGCAGGAACTATCAAGAGGATAATCTGCCCCCTCTGCCCGGCTCCATTCACAGAGACGTGAGGCTGGTGGTGAAGCTTTTGCTGTGCAGAGATCCTAAGAGG CGCCTGTCAGCGAGAGTTGCTGCAGACATGCTGCACCTACACCTGTGGGGGACGGAACTCCTCACCTCTACACAAATCGGCGCCGAGGAAGTTTTCGATTGGCTTCGCTGCCAGACTCTGCTCACCTTCCTGCAGCTCGGCCAAGAATTATCCGTGGAGACCGAACTAAAGAGAAGCTTCTTGGCAAATCTCAGCTTCGAGGAACTGAGCCTGGGACTGGATCTGTTGCTACACGGGAAACGCTGA